One segment of Pseudodesulfovibrio sp. 5S69 DNA contains the following:
- a CDS encoding undecaprenyl-diphosphate phosphatase translates to MAPWYVAIILGIVEGLTEFLPISSTGHLIIAGHLLDFTGPKADTFEIVIQLGAILAVVVLYWDRFVGLVFPDKERKFSGVYGLWLLFLTSLPASVLGLLTHHYIKEYLFSPFTVAVALAVGAVLIFVVEAKDFEKTTLTLDEITPKTAFGIGLFQCLALWPGFSRSASTIMGGMLLGAKRTVAAEYSFIAAVPIMFAATGYDFLKNYALFETGDLIFLLIGFVVSFIAAWLAVKGFIVLLGRLTLRPFAVYRILLAALILLFL, encoded by the coding sequence ATGGCACCCTGGTATGTTGCGATCATTCTCGGCATTGTCGAAGGCCTGACCGAGTTCCTGCCCATCTCGAGCACCGGCCACCTGATCATCGCCGGACATCTCCTGGACTTCACCGGCCCCAAGGCCGACACCTTCGAGATCGTCATCCAGCTCGGGGCCATCCTGGCCGTGGTGGTCCTGTATTGGGATCGCTTCGTTGGCCTGGTTTTCCCGGACAAGGAGCGCAAGTTCTCGGGCGTGTACGGCCTGTGGCTCCTGTTCCTGACCTCCCTGCCCGCGTCCGTGCTCGGCCTGCTGACCCATCACTACATCAAGGAATACCTCTTCTCACCCTTCACCGTGGCCGTGGCCCTGGCCGTGGGCGCGGTGCTCATCTTCGTGGTCGAGGCCAAGGATTTCGAGAAGACCACCCTGACCTTGGACGAGATCACCCCGAAGACGGCGTTCGGCATCGGCCTGTTTCAGTGCCTGGCCCTGTGGCCGGGCTTTTCCCGGTCCGCCTCCACCATTATGGGCGGCATGCTCCTGGGCGCCAAGCGAACCGTGGCCGCCGAATACTCCTTCATCGCGGCCGTGCCCATCATGTTCGCCGCCACCGGCTACGACTTCCTTAAGAACTACGCGCTGTTCGAAACCGGCGATCTGATCTTCCTGCTCATCGGCTTCGTGGTCTCCTTCATCGCGGCCTGGCTGGCGGTCAAAGGGTTCATCGTCCTGCTCGGACGCCTGACCCTGCGCCCCTTCGCCGTATACCGCATTCTCCTGGCTGCACTGATTCTCCTGTTTTTGTAA
- the lptF gene encoding LPS export ABC transporter permease LptF: MKLLQRQIFLELLKLFGLTVSCLLGLILVGRMLQLRSLFLSQNIGILNILQLFFFLTPFFLLLITPIATMLSVFLTFLRMSTDNELVALKANGVSLYRMLPAPVLFCSLCTLFAFFISFWGLAWGMDMFKTKLYYFAKTHSKFALQPGVFNKEFPGITFYAHQVDNEKGELKFAFVRDDSIKGTSVVVVAPEAEVVSKPQQAEIHVVFHNGRIFRQSGDELNILKFGTYSIKLDLGKLLTGFNFVEQKAKDMPFFRLRDIRKDHGLMPHEDDRFFRKVDTEFYKRLTLPLGCFILGMFAIPIASVFRGLKQQYGLLLAMGLFMVYYTMFSIGVSMGESGTIPPEYGMWAPDILFVFVALFGMRYANLERTPTVVHWLLHLRLPGRKEEAGA, translated from the coding sequence GTGAAACTGCTTCAACGTCAGATTTTTCTGGAACTGCTCAAGCTGTTCGGCTTGACCGTGTCCTGCCTCCTGGGCCTTATCCTGGTGGGCAGAATGCTTCAGTTGCGTTCCCTGTTCCTCTCCCAGAACATCGGCATCTTGAACATCCTTCAGCTATTCTTCTTCCTGACGCCTTTTTTCCTGCTCCTGATCACGCCCATCGCGACCATGCTCAGCGTCTTCCTGACCTTCCTGCGCATGAGCACGGACAACGAACTGGTGGCCCTCAAGGCAAACGGGGTCAGCTTGTACCGCATGCTCCCCGCGCCCGTGCTCTTTTGCAGCCTGTGTACGCTGTTCGCCTTCTTCATCTCCTTCTGGGGGCTGGCCTGGGGCATGGACATGTTCAAGACCAAACTCTATTATTTTGCCAAGACCCATTCGAAGTTCGCCTTGCAACCGGGTGTGTTCAATAAGGAATTTCCTGGGATCACCTTCTACGCTCACCAGGTGGACAACGAGAAGGGCGAATTGAAGTTCGCCTTTGTCCGCGACGATTCCATCAAGGGCACCTCGGTGGTCGTGGTCGCCCCGGAGGCCGAGGTGGTCTCCAAGCCGCAGCAGGCAGAAATCCACGTGGTCTTCCACAACGGCCGCATCTTCCGGCAGAGCGGCGACGAACTGAATATCCTCAAGTTTGGCACGTATTCCATCAAGCTCGACCTGGGCAAGCTGTTGACCGGCTTCAATTTCGTGGAGCAAAAGGCTAAGGACATGCCGTTTTTCCGGCTCAGAGACATCCGCAAGGACCACGGCCTGATGCCGCATGAAGACGACCGCTTCTTCCGCAAGGTGGACACCGAGTTCTACAAGCGGCTGACCCTGCCGCTGGGCTGTTTCATCCTGGGCATGTTCGCCATCCCCATCGCTTCGGTCTTCCGCGGACTGAAGCAGCAGTACGGCCTGCTCCTGGCCATGGGCTTGTTCATGGTCTACTACACAATGTTCTCCATCGGCGTGAGTATGGGCGAATCGGGTACGATTCCGCCTGAATACGGCATGTGGGCTCCGGACATCCTGTTCGTGTTCGTGGCCCTGTTCGGCATGCGCTACGCCAACCTTGAGCGGACGCCCACGGTGGTCCACTGGCTGCTGCACCTGCGTTTGCCGGGACGAAAAGAGGAGGCCGGGGCGTGA
- a CDS encoding LptF/LptG family permease: MKVIGVLNRYLIRQNLYLMAICLAVGTSLYLLSDIFDRLDDFIRAGLGAQTILFYFIVKIPLIVSQLMPAVFLLAMVVQLGVLSRSREMLALRAGGVSFAWFIRFFVVYALIWSAGQLVFSQFLGVFGEQEANRIWKEDVRKKQLDELTIHDLWFRDGPFIVLAKEAQPSKSRASDITVYEFTTDNQELIRILTAKKALIDDHGWGLLDVHELDTRTFITVDRPSQFLSVRQNLSAYAAVELKGDTAQLPLLELSKAIKRLQESGSNVEILQTIWHSKLAYAFSMVVMALLALMLVTFSENVYANIGLSLILIFIQYGMHVVGETAGEKGVLPPIIAAWLGNGIVGSVACLRLAWVAMPGFKAAIRTAVHGLIPGRA, from the coding sequence GTGAAGGTCATCGGCGTCTTGAACCGGTACCTCATCCGGCAGAATCTCTATCTCATGGCCATCTGCCTGGCCGTGGGCACCAGCCTCTATTTGTTGTCCGACATCTTCGACCGGCTGGACGACTTCATCCGGGCCGGGTTGGGGGCGCAGACCATCCTGTTCTATTTCATTGTCAAGATCCCGCTCATCGTCTCGCAGCTCATGCCCGCGGTCTTTCTCCTGGCCATGGTCGTCCAGCTCGGCGTGCTCTCCCGATCCAGGGAGATGCTTGCCCTGCGCGCCGGGGGCGTGTCTTTTGCGTGGTTCATCCGCTTCTTCGTCGTCTATGCCTTGATCTGGAGTGCGGGGCAGCTGGTTTTTTCACAGTTTCTCGGGGTGTTCGGCGAGCAGGAGGCCAATCGCATTTGGAAGGAAGACGTCCGCAAGAAGCAACTGGACGAGTTGACCATCCACGACCTGTGGTTCCGGGACGGGCCGTTCATCGTCCTGGCCAAGGAGGCCCAGCCGAGCAAGAGCAGGGCGAGCGACATCACCGTCTACGAGTTCACCACGGACAATCAGGAGCTTATCCGCATCCTGACCGCCAAGAAGGCGCTCATCGACGACCACGGTTGGGGGCTTCTGGACGTGCATGAATTGGACACCCGGACATTCATCACCGTGGACCGGCCGTCCCAGTTTCTGTCGGTGCGCCAGAACCTCAGCGCCTACGCCGCCGTGGAACTCAAGGGCGACACCGCCCAACTGCCGCTACTCGAATTGTCCAAGGCCATAAAAAGGCTGCAGGAATCGGGCTCCAACGTGGAGATATTGCAGACCATCTGGCACAGCAAGCTGGCCTATGCCTTCTCCATGGTGGTCATGGCCCTGCTGGCCCTGATGTTGGTAACATTTTCGGAGAACGTCTACGCCAACATCGGCCTGTCGCTCATCCTCATATTTATTCAGTACGGGATGCACGTGGTCGGAGAGACCGCCGGGGAAAAGGGCGTGCTGCCGCCCATCATCGCGGCCTGGCTCGGCAACGGGATTGTGGGCTCGGTGGCCTGTCTGCGCCTGGCCTGGGTGGCCATGCCGGGGTTCAAGGCCGCGATCCGGACCGCGGTCCACGGTTTGATTCCAGGTCGGGCGTGA
- the yihA gene encoding ribosome biogenesis GTP-binding protein YihA/YsxC, with translation MNRTIELVKTIYEIKQLEDVDEPQIALAGRSNVGKSSLVNRLAGRKSLAKISSKPGKTRSLNYYRVQPDGYFLVDLPGYGYAKCSKQERLKWAKLIEAYMKDNQRLKAVAVLLDSRLSPQKIDLELTSYVRGLGIPVIPILTKADKPKQRELAKLQKQWQDILQQDRAPVLFSSKTGKGEEKLWDRLGEYAGQ, from the coding sequence ATGAACCGAACCATCGAGTTAGTCAAAACAATATACGAAATCAAGCAGCTTGAGGATGTTGACGAGCCCCAGATCGCCCTGGCGGGCCGGTCCAACGTGGGCAAGTCCTCGCTGGTCAACCGGCTGGCCGGACGCAAGTCCCTGGCCAAGATCAGCTCCAAGCCCGGCAAGACGCGCAGCCTCAACTACTACCGCGTGCAGCCGGACGGCTACTTCCTGGTGGACCTGCCCGGCTACGGTTACGCCAAGTGCTCCAAGCAGGAACGGCTCAAGTGGGCCAAGCTCATCGAGGCCTACATGAAGGACAACCAGCGCCTCAAGGCCGTGGCCGTGCTCCTGGACTCGCGGCTCTCCCCGCAGAAGATCGACCTGGAGCTGACCAGTTACGTGCGCGGCCTCGGCATCCCGGTCATTCCCATCCTGACCAAGGCGGACAAGCCCAAGCAACGCGAGCTGGCCAAACTCCAGAAGCAGTGGCAGGACATCCTCCAGCAGGATCGCGCGCCGGTGCTCTTTTCAAGCAAAACCGGCAAGGGCGAGGAGAAACTGTGGGACAGGCTCGGCGAATACGCAGGGCAGTGA
- a CDS encoding type II 3-dehydroquinate dehydratase, giving the protein MDKLKILIMNGPNLGHIGTRQPEIYGSKTMDDMPVLLAQVMGGKGAEVTLEHFQSNSEGALIDRLEQAREQGVDGVVFNAGAYTHTSLALADCLAWIGIPCVEVHISNIWARTDQPLRQQSLMGERCVGVIAGFGILGYALGVQALYQRLRG; this is encoded by the coding sequence ATGGACAAGCTCAAAATTCTGATCATGAACGGCCCCAATCTCGGTCATATCGGTACCCGCCAGCCCGAGATCTACGGATCAAAGACCATGGACGACATGCCCGTGCTCCTTGCCCAGGTCATGGGCGGCAAGGGCGCGGAGGTCACGCTGGAGCATTTCCAGTCCAACTCCGAGGGCGCGCTCATCGACCGGCTGGAACAGGCCCGCGAACAGGGCGTGGACGGCGTGGTCTTCAATGCCGGTGCCTACACCCACACCTCGCTCGCCCTGGCCGACTGCCTGGCCTGGATCGGCATCCCCTGCGTGGAGGTGCACATCAGCAACATCTGGGCGCGCACGGACCAACCTCTGCGCCAGCAGTCCCTTATGGGCGAGAGGTGCGTCGGCGTGATTGCCGGATTCGGGATTCTGGGTTATGCCCTCGGTGTCCAGGCGCTGTACCAGCGGCTCCGGGGCTGA
- the efp gene encoding elongation factor P has translation MISTKDFRTGLKIEIDGKPFEIIEFQHFKPGKGGAMVRTKLRQMMTGQVLDKTFRSGEKVDKPDMSVTEMQYIFRDGENFVFMDLETYEQMHVPGDNVGPQGGFIKEGDTVKVLLYNGELIGVDLPANVSLKVAQTDPGIQGDRVSNATKPATMETGLKVNVPLFINEGDVIKVDTRSGEYLGRE, from the coding sequence ATGATTTCAACCAAGGATTTCAGGACCGGCCTGAAGATCGAGATTGACGGAAAGCCCTTCGAGATTATCGAGTTCCAGCACTTCAAGCCCGGCAAGGGCGGGGCCATGGTGCGCACCAAGCTGCGCCAGATGATGACCGGCCAGGTGCTGGACAAGACCTTCCGCTCCGGCGAAAAGGTCGACAAGCCGGACATGTCCGTGACCGAGATGCAGTACATCTTCCGGGACGGCGAAAATTTCGTGTTCATGGATCTCGAGACCTATGAGCAGATGCACGTGCCCGGCGACAATGTGGGCCCGCAGGGCGGCTTCATCAAAGAAGGCGACACCGTGAAGGTCCTCCTGTACAACGGCGAACTCATCGGCGTGGACCTGCCCGCCAACGTCAGCCTCAAGGTGGCCCAGACCGATCCCGGCATCCAGGGCGACCGCGTGTCCAATGCCACCAAGCCCGCCACCATGGAGACGGGCTTGAAGGTCAACGTCCCGCTGTTCATCAACGAGGGCGACGTCATCAAGGTCGACACCCGGAGCGGAGAGTACCTTGGTCGCGAATAA
- a CDS encoding DNA translocase FtsK has protein sequence MARRRKTTVKTEKRKGRGNEFIGLFFLFLSAFLFLSILSFSPGDPSFNQAVTAGRKVQNVVGYAGSYCAGFLVEMFGMGAVFWPLYFLYLGLTRFVARLKLSPIRWLGIIGLVVAFEAWAMHPWFFTVPEDAYGLIGSGFFGRSIITKYTMPYLRPVGTFLLWLFVTIISLQAVVGFTWASVWALLVRWWGIYREGAILRAEKRAERRAAKTLAKEQEPEPAEEDMGLQFVDLDAGEENRPSKAPKPKPAKPKPAPAKPAAAKAPAGPGGLPSTELLTAPPAQKTSQTPAVLQPLADRLKECLNDFNVQGEMQRVIPGPVVTMFEFKPAPGIKVSKIEGLTDNIALALRAESVRIEAPIPGKDSVGVEIPNIDREMVYLREILESKEFTGSKSPLTLALGKDIQGGTKVADLARMPHLLVAGATGAGKSVGINGFLLSLLYKAGPEDVKLLLVDPKRIELAPYADLPHLVHPVVTDMNMAKSALEWAVFEMDCRYEKMAQLGVRNIEGYNKKLEELGDNLPEEFEHMKHMPYLVIIIDELADLMMTAAKEVEQCIVRLAQLARAAGIHLILATQRPSVDVVTGLIKANFPTRISFFVTSKFDSRTILDAVGAERLLGKGDMLFKPSGGKLKRMHGAYVDETEIAHVVDFWKNAVPQEFDLDFSEWSPNAGNDAGPGGVGNSGDPVYDEAVQFVLSQGKASISLLQRRLRIGFNRAARFIEQMEMDGILGPQEGSKPRKVIKPE, from the coding sequence ATGGCGAGACGACGGAAAACCACGGTCAAGACGGAGAAAAGGAAAGGGCGCGGCAACGAGTTCATCGGGCTGTTCTTTCTCTTTCTTTCCGCTTTCCTTTTCTTAAGCATCCTTTCCTTCAGCCCCGGTGACCCGAGCTTCAACCAGGCCGTCACCGCCGGGCGGAAGGTCCAGAACGTGGTTGGCTACGCGGGGTCCTATTGTGCCGGCTTCCTGGTGGAAATGTTCGGCATGGGGGCCGTGTTCTGGCCCCTGTACTTTCTCTACCTCGGCCTGACCCGGTTCGTGGCCCGGCTGAAGCTCTCGCCCATACGCTGGCTGGGCATCATCGGCCTGGTCGTCGCCTTCGAGGCCTGGGCCATGCACCCGTGGTTCTTCACCGTGCCCGAGGACGCTTACGGCCTCATAGGTTCCGGCTTCTTCGGCCGGTCCATCATCACTAAATATACCATGCCGTATCTGCGGCCCGTGGGCACGTTCCTGCTCTGGCTGTTCGTGACCATCATCTCCCTGCAGGCCGTGGTCGGCTTCACTTGGGCCTCGGTCTGGGCCTTGCTGGTCCGTTGGTGGGGAATCTACAGAGAAGGTGCGATTTTGCGGGCTGAAAAGCGGGCCGAGCGCCGCGCTGCCAAGACCCTGGCCAAGGAACAGGAGCCGGAACCGGCCGAAGAGGACATGGGCCTCCAGTTCGTGGACCTCGATGCCGGTGAGGAAAACCGTCCGTCCAAGGCCCCCAAACCCAAGCCCGCCAAGCCCAAGCCCGCACCGGCCAAACCGGCCGCGGCCAAGGCCCCTGCGGGGCCGGGCGGGTTGCCCAGCACGGAGCTGCTCACCGCGCCGCCTGCCCAGAAGACCTCTCAGACACCGGCCGTGTTGCAGCCTCTGGCCGACCGGTTAAAGGAATGTCTGAATGATTTTAATGTCCAGGGTGAGATGCAGCGGGTGATTCCAGGTCCGGTGGTGACCATGTTTGAGTTCAAGCCCGCGCCCGGCATCAAGGTCTCCAAGATCGAGGGGCTGACCGACAACATCGCCTTGGCTCTGCGCGCGGAGTCCGTGCGCATCGAGGCCCCCATTCCGGGCAAGGACAGCGTGGGCGTCGAGATACCGAACATCGACCGGGAGATGGTCTATCTGCGCGAGATCCTGGAATCCAAGGAGTTCACCGGTTCCAAGTCTCCGTTGACCCTGGCGCTGGGCAAGGACATCCAGGGGGGCACCAAGGTGGCCGACCTGGCGCGTATGCCGCACCTGCTGGTGGCGGGCGCCACCGGCGCGGGCAAGTCCGTGGGCATCAACGGGTTCCTGCTCTCCCTGCTGTACAAGGCCGGGCCCGAGGACGTGAAGCTCCTCCTGGTGGACCCCAAGCGCATCGAGCTGGCCCCCTACGCGGACCTGCCGCATCTGGTTCATCCTGTGGTCACGGACATGAACATGGCCAAAAGCGCGCTGGAATGGGCGGTCTTCGAGATGGACTGCCGATACGAGAAGATGGCCCAGCTCGGCGTACGCAACATCGAGGGATACAATAAGAAGCTCGAAGAATTGGGCGACAATCTGCCCGAGGAATTCGAGCACATGAAGCACATGCCGTACCTGGTCATCATCATTGATGAGCTCGCCGACCTGATGATGACCGCGGCCAAGGAAGTAGAGCAGTGCATCGTGCGTCTGGCCCAGCTGGCCCGGGCCGCAGGCATTCACCTGATCCTGGCCACCCAGCGGCCGAGCGTGGACGTGGTCACCGGCCTGATCAAGGCCAACTTCCCCACCCGCATCTCCTTTTTCGTGACCTCCAAGTTCGATTCCCGAACCATCCTCGACGCCGTTGGCGCGGAGCGGCTGCTGGGCAAGGGCGACATGCTCTTCAAGCCGAGCGGCGGCAAGCTCAAGCGGATGCACGGTGCGTACGTGGACGAGACGGAAATTGCGCATGTGGTCGATTTCTGGAAGAACGCCGTGCCCCAGGAGTTCGACCTCGATTTCAGCGAATGGAGCCCCAACGCGGGCAACGACGCGGGCCCCGGCGGGGTCGGCAACTCGGGCGATCCGGTTTACGACGAAGCGGTACAGTTCGTGCTTTCCCAGGGCAAAGCGTCCATATCCCTGTTGCAGCGCAGGCTGCGCATCGGGTTCAATCGCGCGGCCCGGTTCATCGAACAGATGGAAATGGACGGCATCCTCGGCCCCCAGGAGGGGAGCAAGCCGCGCAAGGTCATCAAGCCGGAATAA
- a CDS encoding LolA family protein yields the protein MSRFFVAVFVIVSLLLFPVFAGAVEPVPAQDLPDLIQKRYESIKTFRADFTQELTNVASGEVEKREGKIWFRQPSQVRWETSAPEKELLVVGPKFAWDYIPDEELAIKYGVSALLDSKTILRFLSGRANIKEDFVVKTEWPGADEVRAKWGKELTVLQLVPKEAEPGMVLAFVGVEPGTGLLRQVMIVDFYGNGNEVKLSNVETDVDLAPDMFTFTPPKGTQVEDNTQGF from the coding sequence ATGTCTAGATTTTTTGTTGCCGTTTTCGTCATCGTTTCCCTGCTGTTGTTCCCAGTCTTTGCAGGAGCGGTCGAGCCCGTCCCGGCGCAGGATCTGCCGGACCTGATTCAGAAGCGATATGAGTCTATTAAAACATTTCGGGCCGACTTCACCCAGGAGTTGACCAATGTGGCCAGCGGCGAAGTGGAGAAGCGCGAGGGCAAGATCTGGTTTCGGCAGCCTTCCCAGGTTCGCTGGGAGACTTCGGCCCCGGAAAAGGAGTTGCTCGTGGTCGGGCCCAAGTTCGCCTGGGACTATATCCCGGACGAGGAACTGGCCATCAAATACGGGGTAAGCGCGCTGCTTGATTCCAAGACGATCCTGCGGTTTCTTTCGGGCCGGGCCAACATCAAGGAGGATTTCGTGGTCAAGACCGAGTGGCCTGGCGCGGACGAGGTTCGCGCCAAGTGGGGCAAGGAGCTGACGGTTTTGCAGCTGGTGCCCAAGGAGGCCGAACCGGGGATGGTCCTGGCCTTTGTCGGCGTGGAGCCGGGCACCGGCCTGCTCAGGCAGGTCATGATCGTGGATTTTTACGGCAACGGCAATGAGGTCAAGTTGTCCAATGTCGAGACCGACGTGGACCTTGCCCCGGACATGTTCACCTTCACCCCGCCCAAGGGCACGCAGGTGGAGGACAACACCCAGGGGTTCTAG
- a CDS encoding pseudouridine synthase: MPNAPSDTIRLNKFIAQCGVASRRGADDMVFAGRVTVNGKTADSPGVQVNPAKDEVAVDGKAIGLKASAGDLTLMLHKPVETVTTASDPQGRKTVLDLLPPEIRKKRPFPVGRLDFFSEGLLLLTTDGDLCYRLTHPKYHLPKVYVVTIRGSVPQKAVQAMRTGMTLKEGEKLAPAKVRLKKPIAGTQQLEITLIQGVNRQIRRMCDEFGLTILRLKRVQQGPVALGDLKPGAWRELTAGETAALKKEVGL, translated from the coding sequence ATGCCCAACGCCCCTTCCGATACCATACGGCTGAACAAATTCATCGCCCAATGCGGCGTCGCGTCCCGGCGCGGCGCCGACGACATGGTCTTTGCCGGACGGGTGACCGTCAACGGCAAGACCGCCGACTCCCCCGGCGTCCAGGTCAATCCGGCCAAGGATGAAGTGGCGGTTGACGGGAAGGCCATCGGCCTGAAGGCGAGCGCAGGCGACCTGACCCTCATGCTGCACAAGCCGGTGGAGACCGTGACCACGGCCAGCGACCCCCAGGGCCGCAAGACCGTCCTCGACCTCCTGCCGCCCGAAATTCGTAAAAAACGCCCCTTCCCCGTCGGCAGGCTCGACTTCTTTTCAGAAGGACTGCTCCTGCTGACCACGGACGGCGACCTCTGCTACCGGCTGACCCACCCCAAATACCACCTGCCCAAGGTCTACGTCGTGACCATACGGGGCTCGGTGCCGCAAAAGGCGGTGCAGGCCATGCGTACCGGCATGACCCTCAAAGAAGGGGAGAAGCTCGCCCCGGCCAAGGTACGTCTGAAAAAACCGATAGCTGGAACGCAACAGCTTGAAATCACGCTCATTCAGGGAGTGAACCGGCAGATTCGCCGGATGTGCGACGAGTTCGGGCTGACCATCCTGCGCCTCAAACGCGTACAGCAGGGCCCGGTGGCCCTGGGCGACCTCAAGCCCGGCGCGTGGCGCGAACTGACCGCCGGGGAGACGGCGGCTCTGAAGAAAGAGGTCGGCCTCTAG
- the yedF gene encoding sulfurtransferase-like selenium metabolism protein YedF, whose product MTDISLDCKGLPCPQPVLRCKEAVEKDGPAQLVVIVDNEAAKENVSRFLTMQGYAVHAEKSGPDFIVTGLRENGAECPECAVMSEAELQNADKDKILVFVPTDVIGSGDDTLGGNLMYNFMVTLKELGDELWRIILVNGGVKLAVPGSRCLEELQKLEKSGVSILVCGTCLEFFGLTDKRAVGDVTNMLDVVTSFQLATKSIQV is encoded by the coding sequence ATGACTGACATTTCCCTCGATTGCAAAGGACTCCCCTGCCCCCAGCCCGTACTGCGCTGCAAGGAAGCCGTGGAAAAGGATGGCCCGGCCCAACTGGTGGTCATCGTGGACAACGAAGCGGCCAAGGAGAACGTCTCCCGTTTCCTGACCATGCAGGGATACGCCGTGCACGCGGAAAAGTCCGGTCCGGATTTCATCGTCACCGGCCTGCGCGAGAACGGGGCCGAGTGCCCGGAATGCGCGGTCATGAGCGAGGCCGAGTTGCAAAACGCGGACAAAGACAAGATCCTGGTCTTCGTGCCCACGGACGTCATCGGCTCGGGCGACGACACGCTCGGCGGCAACCTGATGTACAATTTCATGGTCACCCTCAAGGAATTGGGCGACGAGCTGTGGCGCATCATCCTGGTCAACGGAGGCGTGAAGCTGGCCGTGCCCGGCAGCCGATGCCTGGAAGAGCTGCAGAAGCTCGAAAAGAGCGGCGTGTCCATCCTGGTCTGCGGCACCTGTCTGGAGTTCTTCGGCCTGACCGACAAGCGGGCCGTGGGCGACGTGACCAACATGCTCGACGTGGTCACCAGCTTCCAGCTTGCCACCAAGTCCATTCAGGTCTAG
- a CDS encoding lysophospholipid acyltransferase family protein has product MKIPIDPAAFAPVLAWLFKLWVRTIRFEPARDNTDFVARNERGEPTILALWHGEIFPATAFGHTLTSQVVTFVSQSKDGEVIARVLERIGHTTVRGSSTRGGVRALLQAKRIMERENRMAVFTVDGPKGPRHKPKEGIIFLAQRAGAKIVPIRAYPVRKKVFDKSWDHFVLPFPFTRCPVYVGEPMAVTTEKLTKEVLERETARLEARMLALGPK; this is encoded by the coding sequence ATGAAAATACCGATTGATCCCGCCGCATTCGCGCCCGTCCTCGCCTGGCTGTTCAAGCTGTGGGTGCGGACCATCCGATTCGAGCCTGCCCGAGACAACACCGATTTTGTTGCCCGGAACGAGCGCGGCGAACCCACGATCCTCGCCTTGTGGCATGGCGAAATATTTCCGGCGACCGCCTTCGGCCATACCTTGACCTCTCAGGTGGTGACCTTCGTCAGCCAGTCCAAGGACGGCGAGGTGATCGCCCGGGTGTTGGAGCGCATCGGCCACACCACGGTGCGCGGCTCAAGCACCAGGGGCGGGGTCCGGGCCCTGCTCCAGGCCAAGCGCATCATGGAAAGGGAGAACCGCATGGCCGTCTTCACCGTTGACGGCCCCAAGGGGCCTCGCCACAAGCCCAAGGAAGGGATCATCTTTCTCGCCCAGCGGGCCGGGGCCAAGATCGTTCCCATCCGGGCCTATCCCGTGCGCAAGAAAGTCTTCGACAAGTCCTGGGACCATTTCGTCCTGCCGTTCCCGTTCACCCGCTGCCCGGTCTACGTCGGCGAGCCCATGGCCGTGACGACCGAAAAGTTGACCAAAGAGGTCCTCGAACGCGAAACCGCCCGCCTCGAAGCCC